From the genome of Scytonema hofmannii PCC 7110, one region includes:
- a CDS encoding glycosyltransferase, translating to MKAIALFDSCWDGHHPTYFRFFTRTLLELGYQVVAFCPEPKKLHEWVSSHCPNQIEQFYTFTAQEPEIPSTSLFDTSFYSISPLRRVITTLAYWKYAAEALQNASLKIGFTPDLVFFPWIDSYLSPLLTHHLVNKIFPYNWSGLYFRPLHLRVKQRLSFVRLGPLNPDAVLKSSYCRSIALLDEGVADKLQNKLNKKPVVVFPDFADQSPPDTNYSIIQQIREKAKGRKIIGSLGSQSKRKGILTLLKVAEQSIAEDWFFIFVGSLTEYAFLPEELMQIRHLAQSPPHNCFFHFQHIPDEAQFNALVKECDVLSVVYENFPYSSNMLAKAAIFKKMVIASENFCIGERVRKFRLGLTIAESNVRQYVEALRCLFNLKKANFHLIKPDFEGYCHLHSLEQVTLSFQKILAAI from the coding sequence ATGAAAGCTATCGCCCTATTTGACTCTTGTTGGGATGGACATCATCCAACCTACTTTAGGTTCTTTACCAGAACTTTGCTTGAACTTGGTTATCAAGTTGTAGCTTTTTGCCCAGAACCTAAGAAATTGCATGAATGGGTAAGTTCACATTGCCCAAATCAGATCGAACAGTTTTACACCTTTACAGCGCAAGAACCAGAAATACCTTCAACCTCGCTGTTCGATACTTCATTTTACTCAATTTCTCCATTACGACGAGTTATTACTACACTCGCATACTGGAAATATGCTGCTGAGGCTCTTCAAAATGCATCACTGAAAATTGGCTTTACACCAGATCTCGTCTTTTTTCCTTGGATTGACAGTTACTTATCTCCTTTGTTAACACACCATTTGGTTAATAAAATATTTCCTTACAATTGGTCTGGTCTTTATTTTCGACCTCTACATTTACGTGTCAAACAGAGGTTATCCTTTGTTCGTCTCGGTCCTCTTAATCCAGATGCAGTTCTTAAATCTTCTTATTGTCGATCCATCGCTTTACTAGATGAAGGTGTGGCTGACAAATTGCAGAACAAACTTAACAAAAAGCCAGTTGTTGTTTTTCCTGACTTTGCAGACCAATCACCGCCGGATACCAATTACTCCATTATTCAGCAAATTCGAGAAAAGGCTAAAGGTCGGAAAATCATTGGCTCATTAGGTTCTCAAAGCAAACGTAAAGGTATTTTGACGCTATTAAAAGTAGCCGAACAGTCAATCGCTGAAGATTGGTTTTTTATTTTTGTTGGTTCATTGACTGAATATGCCTTTCTTCCTGAGGAATTAATGCAAATTCGTCATTTAGCTCAATCGCCTCCCCACAACTGCTTTTTCCACTTTCAACATATTCCTGATGAAGCACAATTTAATGCTTTGGTTAAGGAATGTGATGTTTTATCTGTAGTTTATGAAAATTTTCCTTACAGCAGCAATATGCTAGCTAAGGCAGCCATCTTTAAAAAAATGGTTATTGCGAGTGAAAATTTTTGTATAGGTGAGAGGGTACGAAAGTTTAGATTAGGCTTAACCATTGCAGAGAGTAATGTTAGACAGTATGTTGAAGCATTACGTTGCTTATTCAATCTAAAAAAAGCCAATTTTCATTTAATCAAACCGGACTTTGAAGGATACTGCCATTTACATTCTTTAGAGCAAGTAACTCTGTCTTTTCAAAAAATTTTAGCGGCTATTTAG
- a CDS encoding glycosyltransferase family 4 protein, whose protein sequence is MNVLHINQSDISGGAAIAGYRLHQGLLAQKIDSRLLAGKVKTSSDRVASVPERFQFIQKQISRVTWRLGLNYIHQISSFEITKHHFFQNADVLNFHNLHTGYFNYLAIPLLTENKPVVFTLHDMWAFTGHCVYSFDCERWKIGCGKCPYPDTDPKIPRDNTHLEWKLKNWVYSKSQLAIVTLSQWLTEQVRQSMLNRFPIYHIPNGIDTQVYQPLDSEKSRFVLGIPNGKKVLMFAAEVLTDRRKGSDLLQAALRMLPESLKTETVLLILGDGGEAISESVGMATINLGYISSDRLKCLAYSAADLFVFPTRADNLPLVLQESMACGTPMVSFKIGGVPDLVRPNITGYLATPEDANDFCNGIVQLLEDDSLRQCMRQNCRAIALEEYSLELQARRYIQLYQQVLRH, encoded by the coding sequence ATGAATGTTCTGCATATCAATCAGTCCGATATCTCTGGTGGAGCTGCCATTGCTGGTTACCGTCTCCATCAAGGTTTGCTAGCACAGAAAATTGACTCTCGTTTGCTAGCAGGTAAAGTGAAAACCAGTAGCGATCGCGTAGCTTCTGTTCCAGAGAGGTTCCAATTCATTCAAAAACAAATCAGCCGCGTCACTTGGCGTCTTGGCTTGAACTACATCCATCAGATAAGCAGTTTTGAGATTACAAAACACCATTTTTTTCAAAATGCAGATGTTTTAAACTTCCACAACTTACATACTGGCTATTTTAACTACTTGGCGATTCCATTATTAACTGAAAACAAACCTGTTGTTTTTACTCTCCATGATATGTGGGCTTTTACAGGTCACTGTGTCTATAGCTTTGATTGCGAGCGCTGGAAAATAGGTTGTGGTAAATGCCCTTATCCAGATACAGACCCTAAAATTCCTAGAGATAATACTCACTTGGAGTGGAAGCTCAAAAACTGGGTTTACAGTAAAAGCCAATTGGCAATTGTAACGCTCAGTCAATGGCTGACAGAGCAGGTGAGGCAAAGTATGCTCAATCGCTTCCCCATTTATCACATCCCTAATGGTATTGATACGCAAGTTTATCAGCCTCTTGATTCAGAAAAGAGCCGCTTTGTACTTGGTATCCCTAATGGCAAAAAAGTTTTGATGTTTGCAGCAGAGGTTTTGACAGATCGTAGAAAGGGAAGCGACTTGCTGCAAGCAGCTCTGCGTATGTTACCTGAGTCTTTAAAAACAGAAACTGTGTTGCTCATTTTGGGTGATGGTGGAGAAGCAATTTCTGAATCAGTAGGAATGGCAACTATAAATTTAGGTTACATTAGTAGCGATCGGCTCAAATGCCTAGCTTATTCCGCTGCTGACCTGTTTGTTTTTCCCACCCGTGCAGATAACCTCCCCCTTGTATTGCAAGAGAGCATGGCTTGTGGGACTCCTATGGTTTCGTTTAAAATCGGTGGTGTTCCCGATCTCGTGCGTCCAAATATCACCGGCTACTTAGCGACACCAGAGGATGCCAATGATTTCTGTAACGGGATTGTGCAGCTGTTAGAAGATGATTCTTTGCGCCAGTGTATGCGCCAGAATTGTCGGGCGATCGCTCTTGAAGAATACTCTCTAGAATTACAAGCTCGTCGTTACATACAGCTATATCAACAAGTTCTGCGACATTAA
- a CDS encoding polysialyltransferase family glycosyltransferase, which produces MTSRQIIKRVITCQGTIQLVTALSVLSYQEKEQQHLGCEYENYLVIYDLYAPLEQTDAFVALIQKMATFVCTWKAIVHITPQQIQEIKDKLNCTGCIEIFKLVHSLVGVESADEIYLCRNWQFGNQLLINAYQPAQKICYGDSIGIYFSQNATAIFGAAQPSKTPKILRDIKWSVINTINNIQHNLRIKTILKNVNFDVGYFVLPNIMGESPPMKTIVAGKEALLETFQKLRGLVETEYIAFLQAKLTDAPVSILLTSNFSEADRMSVDVEISAYRKFLTSKEIEPNSILVIKPHPRDNEAKIGQLQYELADLYKEVITLSKPSLFFLPFEVLFMEAFLKPDLTPINPIQVFAVSSACLSLSLLFNVPSIIGFGEQVTSNAFYENYVHGRLQHERDLEAAIRAIA; this is translated from the coding sequence ATGACCAGTCGCCAAATCATCAAACGGGTCATAACGTGTCAAGGTACCATACAGCTAGTGACTGCTCTATCAGTACTCAGCTATCAAGAAAAAGAGCAGCAACACCTTGGCTGTGAATATGAAAACTATCTGGTTATCTATGACCTCTATGCTCCGTTAGAGCAAACAGACGCGTTTGTTGCCTTAATTCAGAAAATGGCAACTTTCGTATGTACTTGGAAAGCAATAGTGCATATCACTCCACAGCAAATCCAAGAAATTAAAGACAAACTAAACTGTACGGGTTGTATAGAGATATTCAAGCTAGTGCATAGTTTAGTAGGAGTTGAATCGGCTGATGAAATTTACCTATGCAGGAATTGGCAGTTTGGGAACCAATTGCTAATCAATGCTTATCAACCAGCTCAAAAAATTTGTTATGGGGATAGCATTGGCATATACTTCTCTCAGAATGCGACTGCTATTTTTGGAGCAGCCCAGCCATCAAAAACACCTAAAATCTTGAGGGATATCAAATGGAGTGTTATAAACACAATTAATAATATACAACATAACCTACGTATTAAAACAATTCTCAAAAATGTAAATTTTGATGTAGGTTATTTTGTGTTACCCAATATTATGGGAGAATCACCTCCCATGAAAACTATTGTTGCAGGGAAAGAGGCACTTTTAGAAACTTTTCAAAAGCTGCGAGGTTTGGTCGAGACTGAGTATATTGCTTTTTTGCAAGCAAAACTTACTGATGCTCCTGTTTCGATACTGCTGACTTCTAACTTCTCGGAAGCAGATCGGATGTCTGTAGACGTAGAGATTTCTGCTTATCGTAAATTTTTAACCTCAAAAGAGATAGAGCCAAACTCTATTTTAGTCATCAAGCCCCATCCCAGAGATAACGAAGCTAAAATTGGCCAACTGCAATATGAATTAGCCGACTTGTACAAAGAAGTCATAACTCTATCAAAACCCAGCCTGTTTTTTCTTCCCTTTGAAGTCTTGTTCATGGAGGCTTTTCTAAAGCCAGACCTGACACCAATAAATCCAATTCAGGTATTTGCTGTTAGTTCGGCATGTCTGTCACTCAGTTTGTTATTTAATGTTCCCAGTATCATTGGCTTTGGCGAGCAAGTGACAAGCAATGCTTTCTATGAAAATTACGTGCATGGAAGATTGCAACATGAGCGAGATTTAGAAGCAGCAATTAGAGCAATTGCATAA
- a CDS encoding KdsC family phosphatase — protein sequence MSNSSNSELHECLSQVKLLALDVDGVLTDGGLYYTDSGEELKKFNVKDGQGIKLLMQAGIEVAIITTSTSNATLHRARKLGIKYAFIGIEDKLTVLKKLCEDLSLSLSQVAYVGDDIVDLPIMRVVGCPLTVADAMSQNKACAIYVTQLNGGMGCVREICDLLLKIKSEVVEVGLS from the coding sequence ATGAGCAACAGTTCCAATTCTGAGTTGCACGAATGTTTATCTCAAGTTAAACTTCTTGCACTAGATGTAGACGGTGTTCTGACCGATGGGGGGCTGTATTATACAGACAGCGGAGAAGAACTAAAAAAGTTCAATGTTAAGGATGGACAGGGAATTAAATTATTGATGCAGGCTGGTATTGAGGTCGCTATCATTACTACAAGCACCTCTAATGCCACTTTGCATCGAGCTCGAAAGCTGGGTATTAAGTACGCCTTTATTGGCATTGAGGACAAGTTAACAGTCCTCAAAAAACTTTGTGAGGATTTGAGTTTATCCCTGTCTCAAGTTGCTTATGTTGGTGACGACATTGTTGATTTACCTATAATGCGTGTCGTAGGTTGTCCTTTGACAGTAGCTGATGCGATGTCGCAGAACAAAGCTTGTGCAATCTACGTCACTCAATTAAATGGAGGTATGGGATGTGTCCGAGAGATTTGCGATCTCTTATTGAAGATTAAGTCAGAAGTTGTTGAAGTCGGACTTTCCTAA
- the kdsA gene encoding 3-deoxy-8-phosphooctulonate synthase — translation MAYTQIADNLSIGDGCPFALIGGPCVIESEDFTLKMAEEIRKVCDRLEISFIFKSSFDKANRTSISSFRGQTLDTGLEILQKVKDKVGVPVLTDIHESYQAAPVAEVVDVLQIPAFLCRQTDLLVAAAATGRAVNVKKGQFLAPWDMKNVVRKLEAGGAKNILLTERGTSFGYNTLVVDFRSLPQMRELGYPVVFDATHSVQMPGGQGDKSGGQRQFVPYLAKAAAAVGIDALFMEVHENPDVAPSDGPNMVPLSNLEEILKSILNIRNTV, via the coding sequence ATGGCTTACACACAAATTGCGGATAATCTCTCTATTGGTGATGGTTGCCCGTTTGCCTTAATAGGGGGTCCCTGTGTTATTGAATCTGAAGATTTCACCTTGAAAATGGCAGAAGAGATTCGCAAGGTATGCGATCGCTTAGAAATATCCTTTATCTTCAAGTCTTCTTTTGATAAAGCCAATCGGACTTCAATTAGCTCTTTTCGAGGACAAACCTTAGATACAGGGTTAGAAATCCTGCAAAAAGTCAAAGACAAGGTTGGTGTGCCAGTGCTTACTGATATCCACGAAAGTTACCAAGCAGCACCTGTTGCTGAAGTAGTGGATGTTTTGCAAATTCCAGCCTTTCTTTGCCGTCAGACAGATTTACTAGTGGCGGCGGCGGCTACAGGTCGAGCAGTGAACGTGAAAAAAGGTCAGTTTCTTGCTCCCTGGGATATGAAAAATGTTGTTCGCAAGCTAGAAGCTGGGGGAGCTAAGAATATTTTGCTCACGGAAAGAGGAACGTCTTTTGGTTACAATACACTGGTAGTAGATTTCCGATCGCTTCCCCAAATGCGAGAGCTAGGCTATCCCGTAGTCTTTGATGCCACTCATAGCGTCCAGATGCCAGGAGGACAAGGAGATAAATCTGGCGGACAAAGGCAGTTCGTACCTTACCTAGCCAAAGCCGCCGCCGCCGTAGGTATTGACGCCCTGTTTATGGAAGTCCACGAAAACCCAGATGTTGCTCCAAGTGACGGTCCAAATATGGTACCGCTATCAAATTTGGAAGAAATCCTGAAATCAATACTGAACATACGTAATACTGTATAG
- a CDS encoding glycosyltransferase family 2 protein, with translation MKVSVLINNYNYQQYVVDAINSVINQSVPVCEIIVVDDKSTDNSVSILQEEFANHETVSLVLKEVNQGQLSSFNEGFNRASGDIICFLDADDLYKENYVQEVVSFYKEHPECDFLFCSAELFGHEERIAHCYDKNRDLGISRIITLYSKVWIGHRTSTVSMRRHVLENLLPIPYLEDWRIRADDCLVYGASIVGARKFYLANPLVRYRVHGNNGHYGRSKERTPEYLQKYDRCVERLFSFLGEKMNYSSNLSEQAHTEFQTISHPTEKEFKTYRAFIKWAKIPFVKKIIMLLSLYTHYYSKRDVSH, from the coding sequence GTGAAAGTCTCTGTACTTATTAACAACTATAACTACCAACAATATGTTGTTGATGCCATTAATAGTGTCATCAATCAATCAGTTCCTGTTTGTGAAATTATTGTTGTGGATGATAAATCAACAGATAATTCAGTTAGCATATTGCAAGAAGAATTTGCCAATCATGAAACAGTCAGTCTAGTTCTTAAAGAAGTCAATCAAGGGCAATTGTCAAGTTTTAATGAAGGTTTTAATAGGGCTAGCGGAGATATTATTTGTTTTCTTGATGCTGACGATCTTTACAAAGAGAATTATGTCCAAGAAGTCGTGAGCTTTTACAAAGAACATCCAGAATGCGATTTTTTATTTTGTAGTGCTGAATTATTTGGTCATGAAGAACGTATTGCTCATTGCTATGATAAAAACCGTGACTTAGGTATTTCCAGAATTATCACTCTTTACAGTAAAGTATGGATAGGTCACAGGACATCGACTGTTTCAATGCGGAGACATGTGTTAGAAAATTTATTACCAATTCCTTATCTAGAGGATTGGCGTATTCGTGCTGATGATTGCTTAGTTTATGGCGCTTCTATAGTAGGAGCAAGAAAATTTTATTTAGCCAATCCTCTAGTCAGGTACAGAGTTCACGGTAATAATGGTCACTATGGACGCAGTAAAGAAAGGACACCCGAGTACTTGCAGAAATACGATCGATGTGTTGAGCGCTTATTCTCATTTTTGGGAGAAAAAATGAACTATTCCAGTAATCTAAGCGAACAAGCCCATACTGAGTTTCAAACAATTTCTCATCCTACTGAAAAAGAGTTTAAGACATATAGAGCTTTCATCAAATGGGCTAAAATTCCTTTTGTTAAAAAGATAATTATGCTTTTGTCTCTTTACACGCATTATTATAGTAAAAGGGATGTTTCTCATTAA
- a CDS encoding glycosyltransferase family 2 protein, with protein sequence MKVSVLINNYNYQQYVVDAIDSVLLQSVPVDEIIVVDDKSTDDSVNLLKDKYAGHEKVKLVLKNENQGQLSSFHEGFFASSGDIICFLDADDLYKHDYVEQIVKFYMQHPECDFLFCSAEVFGNEEKIVDAYETNRDLGISRIVTLYQKVWLGHRTSTFSMRRHVLDKIFPIPYLEDWRIRADDCLTYGSSIVGARKFYLAQPLIKYRVHGQNGYYGRSHEKTKEYEQRYEQAVERLIAYLSKKMNYQSNLYEQAHIEFRTIPHPLIQEYVNVKSLLNEVNLPRWKKLMMFISIYTHFRTKGDLSGRFFPPARQVASLQQDIDVKNKNQHILC encoded by the coding sequence ATGAAAGTTTCTGTTCTCATTAATAATTACAATTATCAACAGTATGTAGTTGATGCTATTGACAGTGTGTTACTACAATCTGTTCCCGTTGATGAAATAATTGTTGTCGATGATAAATCTACAGATGATTCTGTAAATCTTTTAAAGGATAAGTACGCGGGACATGAAAAAGTAAAATTAGTTTTAAAAAATGAAAACCAGGGACAGCTTTCCAGCTTTCATGAAGGCTTTTTTGCGTCTTCTGGCGACATTATCTGTTTTTTGGATGCTGACGATCTTTACAAACATGATTATGTAGAGCAAATTGTCAAGTTTTACATGCAACATCCAGAATGTGATTTCTTGTTTTGTAGCGCTGAAGTATTCGGGAATGAAGAAAAAATTGTTGATGCTTACGAAACCAATCGCGATTTAGGTATTTCTAGAATTGTGACTCTGTATCAGAAAGTCTGGTTGGGACATAGAACTTCAACCTTTTCTATGCGAAGACACGTTCTTGACAAAATATTCCCAATTCCTTATTTAGAAGATTGGCGTATCCGTGCAGATGATTGTCTGACTTATGGCTCATCAATAGTGGGCGCACGAAAGTTTTATCTAGCACAACCTTTAATAAAATACAGAGTCCACGGTCAAAATGGTTATTACGGACGCAGCCATGAAAAGACAAAAGAGTACGAACAACGATATGAGCAAGCAGTTGAACGCCTGATTGCGTATTTATCCAAAAAAATGAACTATCAAAGTAATCTCTACGAGCAAGCTCATATAGAATTTAGAACAATTCCTCATCCTCTAATCCAGGAATACGTGAATGTTAAATCTCTTCTCAATGAGGTTAACCTTCCTCGTTGGAAAAAACTCATGATGTTTATATCAATTTACACTCATTTCCGGACTAAAGGAGATTTATCGGGTCGTTTCTTTCCTCCTGCACGACAAGTGGCGAGTTTGCAACAAGACATTGATGTGAAAAACAAGAACCAGCACATTCTCTGTTGA
- a CDS encoding glycosyltransferase, which produces MFNPTELIIRAYPVPLSEFNLEDTANKTIIACPKAPLEAVKVGKAVSILSGEFNVSAILEQLPDHFQPEIVNLSARNMSFLPRGLEKIKCPKVMKIGDTFHWGDGSLSGIIEYCKALKCDYHWVYQGVQHLHFFVEAGLKNVFWLPGTPVIKHYIPQTKESKPYDVVFRGSQSEVHLHRSRLLKFLQNSGVNIDIQQKPYIECLEDYTQSKIVFNCSLNGDTNRRVYEALMAGGFLLTDRLSLQSGLFSLFKEGIHLECYGNERELLEKINFYLKNPERAEQIALAGHQKLTEFYNQHTVRQKFYNFVLKGEIEPPFLLEHDKRVLHISQNRSEKEFKIRLKIYEIIQEIHRINSQIELLYWKGNNKELLSDLADLPRLKITYSNSSAALLEMKSWCSKVGIQDKVLLENSPLEKQFQIILLDLPDTPDAIKPLLLEIQEQVAKSGLLFVIGDTKNHKTRILNLLAKSRGFRSVSLCALGSHQELGGGACLVYQNLSKSSKVYQSQQKSELFINKLSLQAKMRLQLRSLPLVLQLNKFVNSFLLKKR; this is translated from the coding sequence GTGTTTAATCCCACAGAGTTAATTATACGGGCATACCCCGTACCGTTGAGCGAATTTAATCTGGAAGATACAGCTAACAAAACTATTATCGCCTGTCCTAAAGCACCCCTGGAGGCTGTGAAAGTAGGTAAAGCTGTATCTATTCTATCAGGCGAGTTTAATGTAAGTGCAATTTTAGAGCAGCTTCCCGACCATTTCCAACCGGAGATAGTCAATTTATCAGCCAGAAATATGAGCTTTCTACCAAGAGGACTTGAGAAAATCAAATGTCCAAAGGTTATGAAAATTGGTGATACTTTTCATTGGGGAGACGGTTCATTAAGTGGTATAATTGAATACTGTAAGGCTTTAAAGTGTGACTATCATTGGGTATACCAAGGAGTTCAGCATTTACACTTTTTCGTGGAAGCTGGTCTGAAGAACGTATTCTGGCTGCCTGGAACCCCAGTTATTAAACATTATATTCCTCAGACAAAAGAATCCAAGCCCTACGATGTTGTTTTTCGAGGATCTCAATCTGAAGTTCATCTTCACCGTAGCAGACTGTTGAAGTTTTTGCAGAACTCTGGAGTCAATATCGACATTCAGCAGAAACCATACATTGAATGCTTAGAAGACTATACTCAATCTAAAATAGTTTTCAACTGTAGCTTGAACGGAGATACAAATAGGCGGGTTTATGAGGCATTGATGGCAGGAGGTTTTCTCCTTACAGACCGTTTAAGTCTTCAGTCAGGTTTATTTTCTCTATTTAAAGAAGGTATTCATCTAGAGTGCTACGGAAACGAAAGGGAACTGCTCGAAAAAATCAATTTTTATCTTAAAAATCCCGAACGAGCAGAACAGATTGCTTTAGCGGGTCATCAAAAGCTGACAGAGTTTTACAACCAGCATACAGTTCGACAGAAGTTTTACAATTTTGTATTGAAAGGTGAAATTGAGCCACCTTTCTTGCTTGAACATGACAAACGAGTTCTGCATATCAGTCAAAACAGAAGTGAGAAAGAATTTAAGATTCGACTCAAAATTTACGAAATAATTCAAGAAATACATCGAATTAACTCTCAGATAGAACTCTTATATTGGAAAGGGAATAATAAAGAACTGTTGTCCGATTTAGCTGATTTACCACGGTTAAAAATTACATATTCTAATTCGTCAGCAGCTTTATTGGAAATGAAATCTTGGTGTTCTAAGGTTGGTATTCAAGACAAAGTTTTGCTAGAAAATTCACCTTTAGAAAAACAGTTCCAAATTATTTTACTGGATTTACCAGATACACCTGATGCAATAAAGCCTCTCCTATTAGAGATTCAAGAGCAAGTTGCAAAATCCGGTCTTTTATTCGTGATAGGAGACACTAAAAACCACAAAACAAGAATTTTAAACTTGCTAGCGAAATCGAGAGGTTTTCGATCTGTGAGTCTCTGTGCTTTAGGTTCTCACCAGGAGTTAGGAGGCGGGGCTTGCCTTGTTTATCAGAACTTGTCTAAATCCAGCAAGGTTTATCAGAGCCAGCAAAAATCCGAGTTATTTATTAACAAACTTAGTCTCCAAGCAAAGATGCGCTTGCAGTTGCGTTCTCTACCACTAGTTTTACAACTAAACAAATTTGTGAACAGTTTTTTACTAAAGAAACGCTAA
- the kdsB gene encoding 3-deoxy-manno-octulosonate cytidylyltransferase produces MNILAVIPARYNSSRFPGKPLALIGDRPMVQRVYEAAKSCSDFTQVVVATDSQVIADCVLQFGGEVEMTHSDHATGTDRVAEVAQRYPDMEVVVNVQGDQPFVTGQMLSQLVSPYISGELPVMTTLACPLNSEVGYSDPNTVKVLCDRRSNALYFSRAPIPYFRNSGNAPVFHHLGLYAFERNFLAQYAQMTPTPLEECEALEQLRVLEHGFDIRVCLTEKAVLEINTPDDLVQAQSTILARV; encoded by the coding sequence ATGAATATTCTTGCAGTCATTCCCGCCCGATACAATTCATCCCGTTTTCCAGGTAAACCCTTAGCACTCATTGGCGATCGCCCAATGGTACAGAGGGTTTATGAAGCAGCTAAAAGCTGTTCTGATTTCACTCAGGTAGTCGTCGCGACTGACAGCCAAGTCATTGCTGATTGCGTGCTTCAGTTTGGTGGAGAGGTGGAAATGACTCATTCTGACCATGCTACTGGTACAGACCGAGTGGCAGAGGTTGCTCAACGTTATCCCGACATGGAAGTTGTCGTCAATGTTCAAGGCGATCAACCCTTTGTTACGGGTCAGATGTTGTCCCAGTTAGTTTCTCCTTATATTTCTGGAGAATTGCCTGTCATGACAACGTTAGCATGCCCTCTAAACTCTGAAGTTGGCTATTCCGATCCCAATACCGTCAAGGTTTTGTGCGATCGCAGAAGCAACGCCCTTTACTTTTCTCGCGCCCCTATTCCCTACTTCCGTAATTCTGGGAATGCACCCGTGTTTCATCATCTGGGACTCTACGCTTTTGAAAGAAATTTTCTGGCACAGTATGCTCAAATGACACCCACTCCATTAGAAGAGTGTGAAGCCTTAGAACAACTGAGAGTTCTAGAACATGGTTTTGACATTCGGGTATGCCTCACGGAAAAGGCAGTCTTGGAAATTAACACTCCCGATGACTTGGTTCAAGCACAAAGCACAATTCTTGCGAGAGTTTGA